A part of Variovorax sp. HW608 genomic DNA contains:
- a CDS encoding 3-(methylthio)propionyl-CoA ligase — protein sequence MNGQMMQQPLLISSLLTHAERHHGAQQIVSRRVEGDIHRQSFREFASRARRMANALIALGVKSGDRIGTLAWNGHRHMELYFAVSGSGAVLHTLNPRLHTDQLAWIADHAEDQVLFFDLSFMPLVEAVAPRMTTIKAFVAMTDRAHMPASSRIDGLLCYEDLLAAHDDRYVWPTFDENTAATLCYTSGTTGNPKGVLYSHRSTVLHAYAVALPDSLNCSARDVILPVVPMFHVNAWGLPYVACMVGAKLVLPGPGLDGRSLHELLESEGVTLSAGVPTVWQGLLAHVEAHDLTFSTMRRTVIGGAACPPAMMRCFQEKHGVQVIHAWGMTELSPLGTACVLKGDLASLSSEQRYAIQAKQGRAVPGMDMKIVDEHGAELAWDGKQSGELMVRGPWVVSRYLKNEGGDPLVDGWFPTGDVATIDADGFMQITDRAKDVIKSGGEWIGSIDIENIAMAHPQVSMAACIGVPHPKWDERPLLVVVKKPGAELTRDDLLSFFEGKVAKWWTPDDVAFVEAIPLGATGKMLKNKLREQFKSHPLATAWA from the coding sequence ATGAACGGACAGATGATGCAGCAACCGCTGCTGATCTCATCGCTGCTGACGCACGCCGAGCGCCATCACGGCGCCCAGCAGATCGTCTCGCGTCGCGTCGAAGGCGACATTCATCGCCAGAGCTTCAGGGAATTCGCATCGCGCGCACGCCGCATGGCCAACGCGCTCATCGCGCTGGGCGTGAAGTCCGGCGACCGCATCGGTACACTGGCCTGGAACGGTCACCGCCACATGGAACTGTACTTCGCCGTGTCGGGCTCGGGGGCCGTGCTGCACACGCTCAATCCGCGGCTGCACACGGACCAGCTCGCATGGATCGCCGACCACGCCGAAGACCAGGTGCTCTTCTTCGACCTCAGCTTCATGCCGTTGGTGGAAGCCGTCGCGCCGCGCATGACGACGATCAAGGCGTTCGTCGCGATGACGGACCGCGCCCACATGCCCGCCTCGAGCCGCATTGACGGCCTGTTGTGCTACGAGGACTTGCTCGCCGCGCACGATGACCGCTACGTCTGGCCGACGTTCGACGAGAACACCGCGGCGACGCTCTGCTACACGAGCGGCACCACGGGCAATCCCAAAGGGGTTCTGTACAGCCATCGCTCGACGGTGCTGCACGCGTATGCGGTGGCACTGCCCGACTCGCTCAATTGCAGCGCGCGCGACGTGATCCTGCCGGTCGTGCCAATGTTTCACGTCAATGCGTGGGGGCTGCCCTATGTCGCCTGCATGGTCGGCGCAAAGCTGGTGCTTCCCGGCCCGGGCCTGGACGGACGGTCATTGCACGAGCTGTTGGAGTCGGAGGGCGTCACCTTGTCTGCAGGCGTGCCCACCGTCTGGCAGGGCTTGCTGGCACACGTCGAGGCTCATGACCTGACGTTCTCTACCATGCGCCGCACCGTGATCGGCGGCGCGGCGTGCCCGCCTGCGATGATGCGCTGTTTCCAGGAGAAGCACGGCGTGCAGGTGATCCACGCCTGGGGCATGACCGAGCTGAGCCCGCTGGGAACGGCTTGCGTGCTCAAGGGTGACCTGGCGTCGCTATCGAGCGAGCAACGCTACGCGATCCAAGCCAAGCAGGGCCGCGCCGTGCCCGGCATGGACATGAAGATCGTCGACGAGCACGGTGCCGAGCTCGCATGGGATGGCAAGCAAAGTGGCGAGTTGATGGTGCGCGGTCCCTGGGTCGTGTCACGCTATCTGAAGAACGAGGGCGGCGACCCGCTCGTCGACGGCTGGTTCCCCACCGGCGACGTCGCCACGATCGATGCCGACGGCTTCATGCAAATCACCGACCGCGCGAAGGACGTGATCAAGTCCGGCGGCGAATGGATCGGCTCGATCGACATCGAGAACATCGCGATGGCACACCCCCAGGTGTCGATGGCTGCGTGCATCGGCGTGCCCCATCCCAAATGGGATGAGCGGCCGCTGCTGGTGGTCGTGAAGAAGCCCGGCGCCGAGCTCACGCGCGATGACTTGCTTTCCTTCTTCGAGGGCAAGGTCGCCAAGTGGTGGACGCCCGACGACGTCGCGTTCGTTGAAGCCATTCCACTGGGCGCGACCGGAAAGATGCTCAAGAACAAGTTGCGAGAGCAGTTCAAGAGCCATCCGCTGGCGACGGCCTGGGCGTAG
- a CDS encoding SDR family NAD(P)-dependent oxidoreductase, producing MSKSSNAAQGRLAGRVALVTGAGPGLGGAIALAMAQEGANLVVCDIDSEALSHTEKALAATGVECLALRCDVSDSAAVDAMFSQAAERFGTVDILVNNAARVPTSPAEESRRNRHYAYLTTPMERQSLGIVASLSDEDWLKWWDVNMHGVFFCTRAALRIMEPRRSGKIINIASIAGLGTQSMHSPGYSATKAGVISLTKTTALDVAGANIHVNAIACGAVLTPPFQAYLDTATAAQRNSLFQLIPTGRIGQPAEYASLAVYLASDDHYLVGQVISPNGGAVI from the coding sequence ATGAGCAAATCAAGCAATGCAGCACAGGGGCGCCTGGCCGGGCGAGTCGCGCTGGTCACCGGCGCAGGACCGGGCCTCGGCGGTGCTATTGCCCTGGCGATGGCGCAGGAAGGGGCGAATCTCGTCGTCTGTGACATCGATTCCGAAGCGTTGTCTCATACCGAGAAGGCACTTGCTGCGACCGGAGTCGAATGCTTGGCGCTGCGCTGCGACGTGTCCGACAGTGCGGCCGTCGATGCGATGTTCTCCCAGGCGGCGGAGCGGTTCGGCACAGTCGACATCCTGGTCAACAACGCGGCCCGCGTCCCGACCTCACCCGCGGAGGAATCACGACGTAACCGCCACTACGCCTACCTGACCACGCCGATGGAGAGGCAGTCACTGGGCATCGTTGCTTCGTTGAGCGATGAAGACTGGCTCAAATGGTGGGACGTCAACATGCATGGCGTGTTCTTCTGCACGCGCGCGGCTCTGCGCATCATGGAGCCACGACGCTCGGGCAAGATCATCAACATCGCTTCGATCGCCGGCCTAGGAACGCAAAGCATGCATAGCCCCGGCTATTCCGCGACCAAGGCGGGGGTGATCAGCCTGACCAAGACCACGGCGCTCGATGTCGCCGGCGCCAACATACATGTCAACGCGATCGCGTGCGGAGCCGTGCTGACGCCGCCCTTTCAGGCTTACCTCGACACCGCGACTGCGGCACAACGCAACAGCCTCTTCCAGTTGATCCCGACAGGCCGCATCGGTCAGCCGGCGGAATATGCATCGTTGGCGGTGTATCTCGCATCAGACGATCACTACTTGGTTGGCCAAGTGATCAGTCCAAATGGCGGCGCTGTGATCTGA
- a CDS encoding YeiH family protein, with amino-acid sequence MATTSLGAWPERSRRLLPGALACGVVAAAATWVAEHHGAPVMLIALLLGIAMNFMSTEVRCTPGIEFCSKTMLRAGIALLGMRITLPQILSLGWPLVAFISLSVILIIALSMHAARALRFDPLFGLLTGGATAICGASAALALSSAMPPHPQKERATMLTVIAVSTLSTLAMVAYPTIARWMALDPHKAGIFLGGTIHDVAQVVGAGYSMSQETGDTATLVKLLRVAMLLPIVTLTAAMTRATAAAGSRRPPLVPWFVAGFAVLVCINSVGCFSASTQQLGSDVSRWLLVVAVASIGMKTRPKELLNVGIRPIALILCETILLAALVLTFLHAAG; translated from the coding sequence ATGGCCACCACTTCACTGGGCGCATGGCCCGAGCGCAGCCGACGCCTGCTCCCAGGCGCACTGGCATGCGGCGTCGTTGCCGCAGCCGCAACCTGGGTCGCAGAACACCACGGCGCGCCCGTCATGCTGATTGCACTCCTGCTCGGCATCGCCATGAATTTCATGTCGACCGAGGTGCGCTGCACGCCGGGGATCGAGTTCTGCTCAAAGACGATGCTGCGTGCCGGCATCGCGCTGCTCGGGATGCGGATTACCTTGCCGCAGATCCTTTCGCTCGGCTGGCCGCTCGTGGCGTTCATCTCGCTCTCGGTCATCCTGATCATCGCCCTATCAATGCACGCTGCGAGGGCATTGCGCTTTGATCCGCTCTTCGGACTGCTTACAGGTGGAGCGACCGCAATCTGCGGCGCATCTGCTGCATTGGCGCTGTCAAGTGCAATGCCTCCGCACCCTCAAAAGGAGCGCGCCACCATGCTCACGGTGATCGCTGTGAGCACGCTCTCCACCCTCGCCATGGTCGCCTACCCGACGATTGCCCGCTGGATGGCATTGGATCCGCACAAGGCTGGCATCTTTCTGGGTGGAACCATTCACGACGTCGCCCAGGTCGTCGGGGCGGGCTATTCGATGTCGCAAGAGACTGGCGACACGGCCACGTTGGTCAAGCTGCTGAGGGTCGCCATGCTGCTGCCGATCGTCACCTTGACTGCGGCGATGACACGTGCCACCGCCGCTGCAGGATCGCGTCGTCCCCCACTGGTCCCATGGTTCGTCGCCGGTTTCGCGGTGCTTGTGTGCATCAATAGCGTCGGTTGCTTCTCTGCAAGCACGCAGCAACTGGGCAGTGACGTGTCGCGATGGCTGCTCGTCGTGGCGGTGGCCAGCATCGGCATGAAGACGCGACCGAAGGAACTGTTGAACGTCGGCATTCGGCCCATAGCCCTGATCCTGTGCGAGACCATCCTTCTGGCCGCGCTGGTTCTCACTTTTCTGCATGCAGCGGGCTAA